One segment of Herbaspirillum hiltneri N3 DNA contains the following:
- a CDS encoding DHA2 family efflux MFS transporter permease subunit, which yields MASSPQTYTPPPPLTGGKLVLGTLCVSLAVFMNVLDSSIANVAIPTISGNLGVSIDEGTWVITSFAAANAISIPLTGWLTQRIGAVRLFVSSVLLFVLASWLCGLAPTLPILLGARVLQGLVAGPMVPLSQSLLLGAYPKSKASFALALWGMTAVVAPVAGPALGGWITDAYKWPWIFYINIPVGLLAAGMTMAIYKDRESPTHKLPIDTIGLLLLITWVAAFQIMLDKGKDLDWFASPTIVTLGIIAAVAFAYFVIWELNNDHPVVDLRLFGRRNFFGGTVAISIGYGVFFGNLVLLPQWLQQYLGYRSIDSGLSTAPIGIFAVILMPLIGRFLPRMDARKVATASFVGFACVFFMRSRYNLEVDQWTVILPTLLQGIPTAMFFVPLTVLLLSGLPPERIPAAAGLSSFVRVFCGAIGTSVATTAWNNRTIVHHAQLIEHATPYSTALQQMFSNLTGNFGMSTEQATGLIERNLNAQAAMIGINDIFWLSGVIFLVIIPVIWIIKPAKGNAGAEAAAAAH from the coding sequence ATGGCGAGCAGTCCTCAAACCTATACACCACCGCCGCCGCTGACCGGCGGCAAGCTGGTGCTGGGCACCTTGTGCGTGTCGCTGGCGGTGTTCATGAACGTGCTCGATTCGTCGATTGCGAACGTGGCGATCCCGACCATCTCGGGCAACCTCGGCGTCTCCATCGATGAAGGCACCTGGGTCATTACCTCTTTTGCAGCGGCCAATGCGATCTCGATTCCGCTGACCGGCTGGCTGACGCAGCGTATCGGCGCAGTGCGCCTGTTCGTCTCCTCGGTGCTGCTGTTCGTGCTGGCGTCGTGGCTGTGCGGCCTGGCGCCGACACTGCCGATCCTGCTGGGCGCGCGCGTCCTGCAAGGCCTGGTGGCCGGCCCGATGGTGCCACTGTCGCAATCGCTGCTGCTGGGGGCCTACCCCAAATCCAAAGCCTCGTTTGCGCTGGCGCTATGGGGCATGACCGCCGTGGTCGCGCCGGTGGCCGGACCGGCGCTGGGCGGCTGGATTACCGATGCCTATAAATGGCCGTGGATCTTCTACATCAACATCCCGGTCGGCTTGCTGGCCGCCGGCATGACGATGGCGATCTACAAGGATCGCGAAAGTCCCACGCATAAACTGCCGATCGACACCATCGGCCTGCTGTTGCTGATCACCTGGGTGGCGGCATTCCAGATCATGCTCGACAAGGGCAAGGACCTGGACTGGTTTGCGTCGCCGACCATCGTGACGCTCGGCATCATTGCGGCGGTGGCCTTCGCCTACTTCGTGATCTGGGAATTGAACAACGACCATCCCGTGGTGGACTTGCGCCTGTTCGGCAGGCGCAACTTCTTCGGCGGCACGGTGGCGATCTCCATCGGCTACGGCGTGTTCTTCGGCAACCTGGTGCTGCTGCCGCAATGGCTGCAGCAGTATCTCGGCTACCGGTCCATCGACTCCGGCCTGTCGACGGCGCCGATCGGTATTTTTGCGGTGATCCTGATGCCGCTGATCGGCAGGTTCCTGCCGCGCATGGATGCACGCAAGGTGGCGACGGCGTCCTTCGTCGGCTTTGCCTGCGTGTTCTTCATGCGCTCGCGCTACAACCTGGAAGTCGATCAGTGGACGGTCATTTTGCCGACGCTGTTGCAGGGTATTCCAACGGCGATGTTCTTCGTGCCGCTGACGGTGCTGCTGCTGTCCGGCCTGCCGCCGGAACGCATCCCCGCCGCTGCCGGCCTGTCGAGCTTCGTGCGCGTGTTCTGCGGCGCGATCGGCACCTCGGTGGCGACCACCGCGTGGAACAACCGCACCATCGTTCATCACGCCCAGCTGATCGAACATGCCACACCTTACAGCACGGCGTTGCAGCAGATGTTCAGCAATCTCACCGGCAATTTCGGCATGAGCACCGAGCAGGCCACCGGCCTGATCGAACGCAACCTGAACGCGCAGGCGGCGATGATCGGCATCAACGACATCTTCTGGCTGTCGGGCGTGATTTTCCTGGTGATCATTCCGGTGATCTGGATCATCAAGCCCGCCAAGGGCAACGCAGGCGCGGAAGCGGCGGCCGCGGCGCACTGA
- a CDS encoding ABC transporter substrate-binding protein — protein MNKHFCTGALAGFALLTSTAFAADSCNVPQLKVLAQKTLGLTTMEKSLAEYSKTSGTKVDLVYFGENDRRGKSRLDASTKAGAYQVYYVDEANVAEFAAAGWILPLLKYYPKEYDYNDFLPGRRSVASYKDVAYFAPLYGGGDFLYYRKDLLEKAHIAVPQTLSELQTAIKKLNNPPNVYGWVARGQRGSGMNVWRWSPFFTAMGGEWVGKDGKASFNSAAGVKATQTYMDLLKYAPPGSATYDWSNAIEAFRAGKVAFMIESTPFADWMEDASKSSVASTVGYARPPAPLSSAGFGHGFAIAAYGSKDECTRQAAGKFIAWASSKEQEQARLKDGVFSDYNRTSTIASPFFKQHVKPGIVTGLNAISDTTKLNIWSSPVWPQVGDNLGVVLEELFTGTRTNVKAALDDAAKYTDAVSARANRR, from the coding sequence ATGAATAAACATTTCTGTACCGGCGCGCTCGCCGGCTTCGCATTACTGACCTCCACGGCTTTCGCGGCAGACTCCTGCAACGTACCGCAATTGAAGGTTCTCGCACAAAAAACATTGGGTCTGACAACCATGGAAAAATCCTTGGCGGAATACAGCAAGACCAGCGGCACCAAAGTCGACCTCGTGTATTTCGGCGAAAACGACCGCCGTGGCAAGTCTCGCCTGGATGCCTCCACCAAAGCTGGTGCCTACCAAGTGTATTACGTCGACGAAGCCAATGTGGCCGAATTCGCGGCAGCCGGTTGGATTTTGCCGTTGTTGAAGTACTACCCGAAGGAATACGACTACAACGATTTCCTGCCGGGTCGCCGTTCCGTGGCGAGCTACAAGGATGTCGCTTACTTTGCGCCGTTGTACGGCGGCGGCGACTTCCTTTATTACCGCAAGGATTTGCTGGAAAAGGCCCACATTGCCGTGCCGCAAACGCTGAGCGAACTGCAGACTGCCATCAAGAAGCTGAATAATCCCCCGAACGTTTATGGCTGGGTGGCGCGCGGTCAACGCGGCTCAGGTATGAACGTCTGGCGCTGGTCTCCCTTTTTCACTGCCATGGGCGGCGAATGGGTTGGCAAGGATGGCAAAGCCAGCTTCAATTCCGCTGCCGGCGTAAAAGCCACGCAAACCTACATGGATCTGCTGAAATACGCACCTCCCGGCAGCGCCACCTATGACTGGAGCAATGCGATCGAAGCCTTCCGCGCTGGCAAGGTTGCGTTCATGATCGAGTCCACGCCATTCGCCGACTGGATGGAAGACGCCAGCAAATCCTCGGTGGCAAGCACTGTCGGCTACGCCCGGCCACCTGCGCCGCTGTCTTCTGCTGGCTTCGGCCACGGTTTTGCCATTGCTGCTTACGGCAGCAAGGACGAGTGCACCCGCCAGGCCGCCGGCAAATTCATCGCCTGGGCCAGCAGCAAAGAGCAAGAACAGGCGCGCCTCAAGGATGGCGTGTTCAGCGACTATAACCGCACCAGCACAATTGCCAGCCCTTTCTTCAAGCAGCACGTGAAACCTGGCATCGTCACCGGTCTGAATGCAATCAGCGACACCACCAAACTCAACATCTGGTCGTCACCTGTATGGCCGCAGGTGGGCGATAACCTTGGTGTGGTGCTGGAGGAACTGTTCACCGGTACTCGTACCAATGTCAAAGCCGCACTGGACGATGCTGCCAAATATACCGACGCCGTCAGCGCTCGCGCCAACCGCCGCTAG
- a CDS encoding carbohydrate ABC transporter permease encodes MNKRHRTSLSYVFLLPPLLILAVLALVPTMGAIYLALRDRMLQYADSRFIWFENFSRLMEDRRFLNAIKVSAQWEAVTVTGTLLVGVLLAIWLFEKTTPRTRNLLSVLLIIPVLLPRVSAAFLWKFMFSPLLGIVSWLLGFVGLGNIAFLSDPGLALLAAAFVDIWQWGLFFAVIVLKLLETLPPEPLEAARIDYARSWELYALVALPMLRAPLVSLTLIKMIESLRSFDLIYVMTKGGPGIATETLDMYAYSQGIGLSGDISYASAMAVLMMILTTALFTIIWKRAKKWQE; translated from the coding sequence ATGAACAAACGTCATCGCACTTCCCTATCCTATGTGTTCCTGCTGCCCCCGTTGCTGATCCTGGCCGTCCTGGCGCTGGTGCCGACCATGGGTGCGATATACCTCGCGCTGCGCGATCGTATGCTGCAATACGCCGACAGTCGTTTCATCTGGTTCGAAAATTTTTCACGGCTGATGGAAGACCGTCGCTTTCTCAATGCAATCAAGGTTTCGGCCCAATGGGAGGCGGTCACGGTAACTGGCACCCTGCTGGTCGGCGTACTGCTGGCGATCTGGCTGTTTGAGAAAACCACGCCGCGCACCCGCAACCTGCTCTCAGTACTACTGATCATTCCGGTGCTATTGCCGCGCGTGTCTGCCGCTTTCCTTTGGAAATTCATGTTTTCGCCCTTGCTTGGCATCGTCAGTTGGCTGCTGGGTTTTGTCGGTCTTGGCAACATCGCCTTCCTGTCCGATCCCGGCCTGGCATTGTTGGCGGCGGCCTTTGTCGACATCTGGCAATGGGGACTGTTTTTCGCCGTGATCGTTCTCAAGTTGCTGGAAACCCTGCCGCCGGAACCGCTGGAAGCGGCTCGTATCGATTATGCCCGCAGCTGGGAACTATATGCGCTGGTGGCGTTGCCGATGCTGCGTGCGCCACTGGTCAGCCTGACGCTGATCAAGATGATCGAATCGTTGCGCTCTTTTGACCTGATCTATGTCATGACCAAAGGTGGCCCCGGTATCGCCACCGAGACCCTGGATATGTATGCCTATTCGCAGGGTATCGGCCTGTCCGGCGATATCTCCTACGCATCAGCAATGGCGGTCCTGATGATGATATTGACGACTGCGCTGTTCACAATCATTTGGAAGCGAGCAAAAAAATGGCAAGAGTAA
- a CDS encoding carbohydrate ABC transporter permease: MLLSVALFPVLWAVLNSLKELMDIVSPTPRFVFQPTLENYRQVLQTPAVLSGLYNSVLIVGSSVGLGALLGIPAAYAIARYPMRLRDDIQFFVLSLRFLPPVAVAIPLMAIWIDLGIYDTKFSLIVTYLLTTLSTVIWLSIPAFQRVPREIEEAALIDGYGPYAVFWRIALPLASKTLLGGVVFSFVLVWNELMMALTLSSQQAATLPVIAATFTSMGQEVPWGVLNASTVLLALPPLVFLGLLSQLLNSMLKHR, translated from the coding sequence ATGCTGCTGAGCGTAGCCTTGTTCCCGGTGCTGTGGGCGGTGCTGAATTCACTGAAGGAACTAATGGATATCGTGTCGCCGACGCCGCGCTTTGTGTTTCAGCCGACGCTGGAAAATTATCGCCAGGTGCTGCAAACACCGGCAGTCTTGTCCGGTCTCTATAACAGTGTTCTGATAGTCGGATCTTCAGTGGGACTCGGTGCCCTGCTGGGCATTCCTGCCGCCTATGCAATTGCGCGCTATCCCATGCGCCTGCGCGACGACATTCAGTTCTTCGTGTTGTCGTTGCGTTTCCTCCCGCCCGTTGCGGTAGCGATTCCCTTGATGGCGATCTGGATCGACCTCGGCATCTATGACACAAAATTTTCACTGATTGTGACGTATCTGTTGACCACGCTGTCGACCGTTATCTGGCTTTCCATTCCGGCCTTCCAGCGTGTCCCACGCGAAATCGAGGAAGCGGCACTCATCGACGGCTACGGTCCGTATGCTGTGTTCTGGCGTATTGCCTTACCGCTTGCTTCAAAAACCTTGCTGGGCGGAGTCGTGTTCAGTTTCGTGCTGGTCTGGAACGAACTGATGATGGCATTGACACTGTCTTCTCAGCAAGCCGCTACCTTGCCGGTGATTGCCGCGACGTTCACCTCGATGGGACAGGAAGTTCCATGGGGCGTGCTCAACGCATCGACGGTATTGCTGGCCTTGCCGCCACTGGTATTTCTGGGCTTGCTGAGTCAGTTATTGAATTCGATGCTGAAGCATCGTTAA